The proteins below come from a single Papaver somniferum cultivar HN1 chromosome 11, ASM357369v1, whole genome shotgun sequence genomic window:
- the LOC113320386 gene encoding elicitor-responsive protein 1-like — protein sequence MVNGLLEVVLVDAAGFGDTECFLGGIDPYVLIKYKSHERESSVARGEGSKPMWNEKFNFRVQYPDESGGSDPYKLFFKVMDKDTFSADDMVGQTVIYLEDLLALGVEKGRAEIHPRKYSVVGPNQSYNGGIRVGLIFTPNKVSEDENEEEFGGWKEAFHLHHRDDDDEE from the exons ATGGTGAATGGATTATTGGAGGTGGTGCTGGTGGATGCTGCAGGATTCGGAGATACTGAATGTTTCCTCG GAGGGATAGACCCGTATGTGTTGATCAAATATAAAAGTCATGAGCGAGAGAGCAGTGTCGCCAGAG GAGAAGGTTCCAAACCAATGTGGAATGAGAAGTTCAATTTCAGGGTGCAATATCCAGATGAATCTGGGGGAAGTGATCCGTACAAGCTCTTCTTCAAGGTCATGGACAAAGACACTTTCTCCGCTGATGATATGGTTGGTCAAACAGT GATCTATCTGGAGGATCTGTTGGCACTAGGAGTGGAGAAGGGAAGGGCTGAAATACACCCTCGCAAGTACAGCGTTGTTGGCCCTAATCAATCTTACAATGGAGGGATTCGAGTCGGCCTCATTTTCACCCCAAATAAG GTGagtgaagatgaaaatgaggAGGAATTTGGAGGATGGAAAGAAGCCTTTCACCTCCATCACAGGGATGATGACGACGAGGAGTAA